Within Xanthomonas oryzae pv. oryzae, the genomic segment TGCCGGGCGCCTGCAGCTGTCGGCCGACGGCAGCCAGGATCCGCATGTCGAGCGCCTGATCGAGGCGTTCGCGCTGATGGGCGCGCGCATCTCCAAGCGCATTGAGGACGACTACCCCGAGTTCACCGACGCGCTGCTGGAAGTGCTGTATCCGCACTATCTGCGGCCGTTTCCGTCCTGCTCCATCGCCTATTTCGACATGGAAGGCGTGGCTGCCAAGCTCAGCGCGCCGATCCGCGTGCCGCGCGGTAGCTACCTGCAGTCGCGCCCGGTGCGCGGGATCAACTGCCGGTTCCGCACCGCCTACGACGTGGTACTGGTGCCGGTGGCGGTGAAGGCCGCCAGCTACCGCGGCGTGGCCGAAGCGCCGATGGCGGTCAGCCTGCCGCCGGGCACCGGCGCACAGATCTCGATCAGCTTCGAGCTGTTGTCCGACCAGGCCTCGTTCGCTGGCCTGGGCACCGACGCGCTGCGTTTCTTCGTCGACGGCGAGCCGTCGTTCTGCTCGGCGATGCGCGATGCGCTGGCGCTGGGGGTCAAGGCAGCCTATGTCGAGTCCGACGGCAGCGGACGCTGGCGCCGGCTGGCGGACACCCCGCTGGTGCCAGTGGGATTCGCCGACGACGAATCGCTGATCGATTTCCCGGCGCGTTCGCACCCGGCCTACCGCCTGCTGACCGAGCTGTTCGGCTACCCGGACAAGTTCGGCTTCTTCGATCTTCAGCTCAAGCCGGTGACCGCCGGCGCCAGCCGCTGGTTCACGTTGCACCTGGTCCTACACGCGACGCCGCCCGATCGCGCCGCCAACCAAGTGCTCGAGGAGTTGGATTGCAAGAACATCCGCCTGGGCTGCACCCCGGTGGTGAACCTGTTCGCGCAGCACGGCGAGCCGATCCGCGTCACCCATCGCAGCGTCACCTATCCGGTGATCGCCGACGGGCGCCGCGCCTTTGCCTACGAAGTGCATTCGATCGATTCGGTGCACCGTATCCGGCAGACTCCGCAGGGCGAGCTAATCCAGGAGTTCCGCCCGTTCTATTCGCTGCACCATGGCGAAGACCCCGAGCGCGCCGGCCAGTATTGGGTGGCGCGGCGCGACGAGGATGTGGCGCGGGAGAGTCCCGGTTACGAAACCGAAGTGAGCTTCGTGGACCTGGAATTCAATCCGACCCTGCCGCAGACCGATGTGGTCAGCGTCGAACTCACCTGCAGCAATCGCGATTTGCCCAGCCAGCTCGCCTACGGCATCGCCGGCGGCGACCTGTTGATCGAGGGCGGAACGCCGGCGCGCGCGATCAGCCTGTTGCGCAAGCCGAGCCGGCCACTGCGGTTCCGCCACGGACGCGGCGCGCAATGGCGGCTGATCTCGCACCTGTCGTTGAATCAGCTGTCGCTGACCGGCAGCGGCTTGCCGGCGTTGAAGGAGATGCTGCGGCTGTACGACATCTCCGGCAGCAGCGTGTCGTCGCGGCAGATCGACGGCATCGTCGGCATCGAGCAGTATCCGGTCACCACCTGGCTGTCCGGCAAGCATTTCGCATCGGTGGTGCGCGGCCTGGAAGTGCGTTTGACCATCAGCGAAAACCATTTCGTCGGGACCGGCGTGGCCGCGTTCGCGCATGTGCTCGACCACTTCTTCGGCCTCTACGTCCACGCCAACAGCTTTATCCGGCTGGTGCTCATTTCCAGCGACACAGGGGAGGAACTCGTCCGATGCTTACCGCGAAGCGGCGAATCGATCCTGGCGTAGCGCTGCAACTGCTGGCCGAGCCGCATCGCTTCCAGTTTTTCCAGGCGATGCGGATTCTGGAGCGGGTGTTCCAGCGCCAGGGGGTCAAGGCCGGTCAGGCCCTGCCCACACGCGTACGTTTTCACAACTCGCTGTCGTTGGCGTTTCCGGCGACCGAGCTGGACCCCGTCGGCCAGGCCTATTCGCAGAACGGCGAGCGCCTGGAAAGCGATGCGGCGCTGGCGTTCGCGATCGAGACCGAGAGCCTGGGCGAAGTGCATCTGACCCCGAACTTCATGGGGTTGCTGGGCACCTCCGGCGCATTGCCGCTGCACTACACCGAGACCCTGCACGAACGCGAGCTGTACCAGCGCGACCGTACCCCACGCGCGTTCCTGGACATGTTCTCCAACCGCGCGGTGGCGCTGCACTACGCCGCGTGGAAGAAGCACCGGCTGGCGCTGCAGTATGAGCTGGACCGGCGCGAGCGCTTCCTGCCGCTGGTGCTGTCGCTGCTGGGCATGGGCATGCCGGGACTACGCGATCGCATGGTCGACGGCGGCGGCGACGTCTTCGACCAGGCGGTGGCGTACTACGCCGGCGCCATCCGCCAGCGGCCGATCTCGGCCAAGCTGCTGCAGCGCGTGCTGGCCGACTACTTCAAGGTGCCGGTGGAGCTGGAGCAGTTCGTCGGCGCCTGGTACAAGGTGCCGGCGCAACAGGCCACGCGGCTGGGCCAGGCCAACGCCACTCTCGGGTCCAGTGCGCTGGCCGGCGACCGGGTGTGGCAGCGCGACCTGCGCATGCGCCTGCGCTTCGGTCCGCTGCAGCGTGAGGCTTTCGACCAGTTCCTGCCCGGAGGCAGCGCCGCGAAGGCCTTGTCGAAATGGCTGATGCTGCTCACCGGCGGCGGGCTGGAATACGAGGTCAAGCTGGTGCTGCGCGCCGAGGACGTACGCGGCTCCGGCGTCGGCGAAGCACTGGGCGTACGCCTGGGCTGGGACAGCTACCTATGCTCGCGCCCGCAGACCCAGCCGCGCGCCGACACCACCTACGGTCTGCATACCCTTCAATAGCCCGGGCGCGAGCCCAACGCCGACGGCAGGCAGTGACGTCGGCGTCACATCATGAAACCGCCAGCATGGAGCGTCCTGTTTTCGCATGAGCATCAATCTCAAGACCCTGATCAGCAAACTCGACGACACCTGCCGGCAGGCGGCCGAGCGCGCGGCCAATCTGTGCATGGCGCGCGGCAACTACGAAGTCGACCTGGAGCATCTGTTCCTGGCGCTGCTGGAGCAACCGCAAAGCGATTTCGTGCTGATCGCGCGCCGCTGCGGCATTTCGCCGGAGACGCTGGAACGCGATCTCAGCGAGGAGGTCGGCCGCTTCAAGGCCGGCAATACGCGCACGCCGGTATTTTCCCAGCACCTGCCCACGCTGTTCGAGCACGCCTGGCTGATCGCCTCGCTGGATTCGGAAACCACGCGCATCCGCAGCGGTCATCTGCTGCTGGCGCTGCTGACCGAGCCAGACCTGTCGCAGCTGGCCTACCGCGGTTCCAAGCAGTTCGTGAAGATCAAGCTCGACGCGCTCAAGCACGACTTCGCCCGCCTCACCGAAGGCTCGCAGGAAGCCGGGCAAAGCCTGCGTTTCGCCGATGCCGGCCAGGCCGACGTCGGCGGCGACCCGGTCGATGGCCTCGCCGGCGTGCCGGACGGCAAGGGCGGCCTGACCAAGACCCCGGCGCTGGACCAGTTCACCACCAACCTGGTCCAGCGCGCCCGCGATGCGCAGATCGACCCGGTGATCGGCCGCGACGGCGAGATCCGCCAGGTGATCGACATCCTGATGCGGCGGCGCCAGAACAATCCGATCCTCACCGGCGAAGCCGGCGTCGGCAAGACCGCGGTCGTCGAGGGGCTGGCCCGGCGCATCGCCGAGAAGGACGTGCCGGACGTGTTGCAGGGGGTGGAACTGCATGTGCTGGACATGGGCTTGCTGCAGGCCGGCGCCAGCGTCAAGGGCGAGTTCGAGAACCGGCTGAAGAACGTCATCGACGAGGTCAAGAAGAGCCCGCATCCGATCATCCTGTTCATCGACGAGGCGCACACGATGATCGGTGCCGGCGGGACCGCCGGCCAGAACGACGCGGCGAACCTGCTCAAGCCGGCGCTGGCGCGCGGCGAGCTGCGCACCATCGCGGCCACCACCTGGAGCGAATACAAGAAGTACTTCGAGAAGGACGCGGCGCTGGCACGGCGCTTCCAGGTGGTCAAGGTCGAGGAGCCGAGCGAGACGCTGGCCGCGGCGATGCTGCGCGGCATGGTGCCGCTGATGGAGAAGCACTTCGGCATCCGGGTGATGGACGAGGCGGTCACCGAGGCGGTGCGCCTGTCGCACCGCTACATCAGCGGCCGCCAGCTGCCGGACAAGGCGGTCAGCGTGCTCGATACCGCCTGCGCCAAGGTCGCGCTCGGGCAGAGCGCCACCCCGGCGATCATCGAAGACATGCGCAAGCACCTGGACCGGCTGGCCGCGGAGCTGGCCGCGTTGAACCGCGAGACGTCCGGCGGCGCCCGCCACCACGACGCGCGCGTGGCCGAGCTACTGCAAGCGCAGGAAAGCGCACGCAAGGTGCTGGCCGACAACCAGACGCGGCTGGTGCGCGAGCGCGAACTGGCCGAGCGCATCGTCGCCCTGCGCGCGCAGCTGGAAGCGGCGCCGGCGGCGCACGAACCCGCGGCCGCCGCCAAGCCGGCACGCGGCGCGGCGAAGCAGGCCACCGCGGCGGCTTCGCCGCAGCACGCGCAGCTGGACGCGCTGCTCGCCGAGCTGGGCGAGCTGCAGGGCGAAACCCCGATGGTGCCGCTGCAGGTCGACGGCGGCGTGGTCGCCGAGATCGTCTCGGCCTGGACCGGGGTGCCGCTGGGGCGCATGGTCAAGGACGAGATCCGCACCGTGCGCAACCTCGACAGCCTGCTCGGCGAGCGCGTCATCGGCCAGGACCATGCGCTGGCCGCGATTGCCCAGCGCGTGCGCACCGCCACCGCCAAGCTGGAAGACCCGAACAAGCCCCGCGGCGTCTTCCTCTTCGTCGGCCCGTCCGGCGTCGGCAAGACCGAGACCGCGCTGGCGCTGGCCGACATCCTGTACGGCGGCGAGCGCAAGCTGATCACCATCAACATGAGCGAGTACCAGGAAGCGCACAGCGTGTCCGGGCTGAAGGGCTCTCCGCCTGGCTACGTCGGCTATGGCGAGGGCGGCGTGCTGACCGAGGCGGTGCGGCGCAACCCGTACAGTGTGGTGCTGCTGGACGAGGTGGAGAAAGCACACCCGGACGTGCTGGAGATGTTCTTCCAAGTGTTCGACAAGGGCGTGATGGACGATGCCGAAGGCCGCGAGATCGACTTCCGCAACACCTTGATCATCCTCACGTCCAATGTCGGTTCCTCGCAGATCATGCAGGCCTGCCTGAACAAGCCGGCCGAGGAGATTCCGGCTGCCGACGCATTGGCCGAGGCGTTGCGCCCGATCCTGATGCGCAGCTTCAAGCCGGCCTTCCTCGGCCGGCTGAAGGTGGTGCCGTATTACCCGATCAGCGACGACGTGCTGGCGCAGATCATCGCGCTCAAGCTCGGCCGCATCTGCGACCGCGTGGCCACCAACCACAAGGCCGCCTTCCACTGGGACCAGAGCCTGGTGGAGGCGGTGTTGGCGCGCTGTACGGAAGTGGATTCGGGCGCGCGCAACGTCGACCACATTCTGAATGGGACGCTGTTGCCGGAAATCGCCGAGAGCGTGCTCGCGGCGATGGCCGAAGGCGGCAAC encodes:
- the tssG gene encoding type VI secretion system baseplate subunit TssG: MLTAKRRIDPGVALQLLAEPHRFQFFQAMRILERVFQRQGVKAGQALPTRVRFHNSLSLAFPATELDPVGQAYSQNGERLESDAALAFAIETESLGEVHLTPNFMGLLGTSGALPLHYTETLHERELYQRDRTPRAFLDMFSNRAVALHYAAWKKHRLALQYELDRRERFLPLVLSLLGMGMPGLRDRMVDGGGDVFDQAVAYYAGAIRQRPISAKLLQRVLADYFKVPVELEQFVGAWYKVPAQQATRLGQANATLGSSALAGDRVWQRDLRMRLRFGPLQREAFDQFLPGGSAAKALSKWLMLLTGGGLEYEVKLVLRAEDVRGSGVGEALGVRLGWDSYLCSRPQTQPRADTTYGLHTLQ
- the tssF gene encoding type VI secretion system baseplate subunit TssF, translated to MQDLLPYYERELGYLRRYGREFAERYPKIAGRLQLSADGSQDPHVERLIEAFALMGARISKRIEDDYPEFTDALLEVLYPHYLRPFPSCSIAYFDMEGVAAKLSAPIRVPRGSYLQSRPVRGINCRFRTAYDVVLVPVAVKAASYRGVAEAPMAVSLPPGTGAQISISFELLSDQASFAGLGTDALRFFVDGEPSFCSAMRDALALGVKAAYVESDGSGRWRRLADTPLVPVGFADDESLIDFPARSHPAYRLLTELFGYPDKFGFFDLQLKPVTAGASRWFTLHLVLHATPPDRAANQVLEELDCKNIRLGCTPVVNLFAQHGEPIRVTHRSVTYPVIADGRRAFAYEVHSIDSVHRIRQTPQGELIQEFRPFYSLHHGEDPERAGQYWVARRDEDVARESPGYETEVSFVDLEFNPTLPQTDVVSVELTCSNRDLPSQLAYGIAGGDLLIEGGTPARAISLLRKPSRPLRFRHGRGAQWRLISHLSLNQLSLTGSGLPALKEMLRLYDISGSSVSSRQIDGIVGIEQYPVTTWLSGKHFASVVRGLEVRLTISENHFVGTGVAAFAHVLDHFFGLYVHANSFIRLVLISSDTGEELVRCLPRSGESILA
- the tssH gene encoding type VI secretion system ATPase TssH → MSINLKTLISKLDDTCRQAAERAANLCMARGNYEVDLEHLFLALLEQPQSDFVLIARRCGISPETLERDLSEEVGRFKAGNTRTPVFSQHLPTLFEHAWLIASLDSETTRIRSGHLLLALLTEPDLSQLAYRGSKQFVKIKLDALKHDFARLTEGSQEAGQSLRFADAGQADVGGDPVDGLAGVPDGKGGLTKTPALDQFTTNLVQRARDAQIDPVIGRDGEIRQVIDILMRRRQNNPILTGEAGVGKTAVVEGLARRIAEKDVPDVLQGVELHVLDMGLLQAGASVKGEFENRLKNVIDEVKKSPHPIILFIDEAHTMIGAGGTAGQNDAANLLKPALARGELRTIAATTWSEYKKYFEKDAALARRFQVVKVEEPSETLAAAMLRGMVPLMEKHFGIRVMDEAVTEAVRLSHRYISGRQLPDKAVSVLDTACAKVALGQSATPAIIEDMRKHLDRLAAELAALNRETSGGARHHDARVAELLQAQESARKVLADNQTRLVRERELAERIVALRAQLEAAPAAHEPAAAAKPARGAAKQATAAASPQHAQLDALLAELGELQGETPMVPLQVDGGVVAEIVSAWTGVPLGRMVKDEIRTVRNLDSLLGERVIGQDHALAAIAQRVRTATAKLEDPNKPRGVFLFVGPSGVGKTETALALADILYGGERKLITINMSEYQEAHSVSGLKGSPPGYVGYGEGGVLTEAVRRNPYSVVLLDEVEKAHPDVLEMFFQVFDKGVMDDAEGREIDFRNTLIILTSNVGSSQIMQACLNKPAEEIPAADALAEALRPILMRSFKPAFLGRLKVVPYYPISDDVLAQIIALKLGRICDRVATNHKAAFHWDQSLVEAVLARCTEVDSGARNVDHILNGTLLPEIAESVLAAMAEGGNINAIKVGAGKNGAFKYKLS